One genomic region from Cyanobium usitatum str. Tous encodes:
- the glyQ gene encoding glycine--tRNA ligase subunit alpha, with translation MNFQDIISTLNRFWADQGCLLLQPYDTEKGAGTMSPHTVLRAIGPEPWAVAYPEPCRRPTDGRYGDNPNRAQHYFQYQVLIKPSPDGIQETYLASLEALGIRAKDHDIRFVEDNWESPTLGAWGVGWEVWLDGMEVTQFTYFQQCGGLDCRPVSIEITYGLERLAMYLQDVESIWDLSWNGERSYGEIWLPFEKGQCTYNFEASNPERLKQLFAIYEAEAADLVAKQLAAPALDFVLKCSHTFNLLEARGVISVTERTATIGRIRTLARQVAEAWLAEREALGFPLLSEAKRPVVV, from the coding sequence GTGAATTTCCAGGACATCATCAGCACCCTGAACCGCTTCTGGGCCGACCAGGGCTGCCTGCTCCTGCAGCCCTACGACACCGAAAAGGGCGCCGGCACCATGAGCCCCCACACGGTGCTGCGGGCGATCGGGCCCGAGCCCTGGGCCGTGGCCTACCCCGAACCCTGTCGCCGCCCCACCGATGGCCGCTACGGCGACAACCCCAACCGGGCCCAGCACTACTTCCAATATCAGGTGCTGATCAAGCCCAGCCCCGATGGCATCCAGGAGACCTATCTGGCCTCGCTGGAAGCCCTGGGCATCCGCGCCAAGGATCACGACATCCGCTTCGTCGAAGACAACTGGGAATCGCCGACGCTGGGCGCCTGGGGCGTGGGCTGGGAGGTGTGGCTAGATGGCATGGAGGTCACCCAGTTCACCTATTTCCAGCAGTGCGGCGGCCTCGACTGCCGGCCGGTGTCGATTGAAATCACCTACGGCCTCGAGCGCCTGGCCATGTATCTCCAGGATGTGGAGAGCATCTGGGATCTCAGCTGGAACGGCGAACGCTCCTACGGCGAGATCTGGCTGCCCTTTGAAAAGGGCCAGTGCACCTACAACTTCGAAGCCTCCAACCCCGAGCGGCTCAAGCAGCTGTTCGCCATCTATGAGGCGGAGGCGGCCGATCTGGTGGCCAAGCAGCTAGCAGCTCCAGCCCTGGATTTCGTGCTCAAGTGCAGCCACACCTTCAACCTGCTGGAGGCCCGCGGCGTGATCTCGGTCACGGAGCGCACCGCCACGATCGGTCGCATCCGCACCCTGGCCCGTCAGGTGGCGGAGGCCTGGCTGGCCGAACGGGAAGCCCTCGGTTTTCCGCTGCTGAGTGAGGCCAAGCGCCCCGTGGTGGTGTGA
- a CDS encoding EAL domain-containing protein translates to MEKFFIQPIIDLVSGRVCGGEVLWRPNDAPPSSEDIQALEEEASLNIAVTQDSFIFALQALERMQSNVWLSVNLSCQYIGSGKRFFRPISTAVGDLDALRRKVGRRLVVEVTERGVAGHHESAFINELASLHSIAVDDFGTGDAPLSHMLNLNFSKVKVDRSIVSGIDADSYRQRFLKWLVSGCHAINVDVCAEGVETESEATFLRRIGVNQGQGWLWSKAIPADQFEDLTVPSEAVTESLGRMLNAS, encoded by the coding sequence TTGGAAAAGTTTTTTATCCAACCCATTATTGATTTGGTCTCCGGTCGCGTCTGCGGGGGTGAAGTTTTATGGCGCCCCAACGACGCCCCTCCTAGTAGCGAAGATATCCAGGCCTTAGAGGAGGAAGCGTCTCTAAACATCGCAGTCACCCAGGACTCTTTCATTTTCGCTCTGCAGGCTCTCGAGCGGATGCAGTCAAACGTATGGCTGTCTGTCAACCTCTCCTGCCAGTACATCGGATCCGGCAAGAGGTTTTTCCGGCCGATCTCCACTGCGGTCGGAGACCTTGACGCTCTCCGCCGGAAGGTGGGTCGTCGGCTTGTGGTGGAGGTCACTGAGCGAGGGGTTGCGGGCCATCATGAGTCTGCGTTTATCAATGAACTCGCCTCGCTGCATTCCATTGCTGTTGACGACTTCGGCACTGGCGATGCGCCCCTCTCTCACATGCTGAATCTCAACTTCAGCAAGGTGAAGGTTGATCGTTCGATCGTTTCTGGCATCGATGCCGATTCGTACCGCCAGCGCTTCCTCAAATGGCTGGTTTCTGGTTGTCACGCCATCAATGTCGATGTCTGCGCCGAGGGCGTGGAAACGGAATCGGAGGCCACTTTCCTGCGCCGCATCGGCGTCAACCAGGGTCAGGGCTGGCTGTGGAGCAAGGCCATACCTGCTGACCAGTTTGAAGATCTCACCGTGCCCAGCGAAGCCGTCACCGAGTCGCTAGGCCGCATGCTCAACGCCTCCTGA
- the ubiE gene encoding bifunctional demethylmenaquinone methyltransferase/2-methoxy-6-polyprenyl-1,4-benzoquinol methylase UbiE — MASFRPGDPEAVQELFEQIAPRYDQLNDLLSFGLHRLWKRQAIAWLHPQPGQHLLDLCCGTGDLALVLASRLRPGGSVLGIDAAAAPLAVAARRAAAQPWLAVSWQQGDALATGLASASCDGAVIAYGLRNLADPGAGLLELRRLLRDGGRAAVLDFNRPSGAVASFQRFYLRRLVVPTAERFGIPEHYAYLEESLQRFPTGSEQQQLAWRAGFSQVRHRPLAGGLMGLLELVA; from the coding sequence ATGGCGAGCTTTAGGCCCGGAGATCCGGAGGCGGTTCAGGAGCTGTTCGAGCAGATCGCGCCCCGCTACGACCAGCTCAACGACCTGCTCAGTTTTGGCTTGCATCGCCTCTGGAAACGTCAGGCGATTGCTTGGTTGCATCCCCAGCCTGGCCAGCATCTTTTAGATCTCTGTTGCGGCACCGGCGATCTGGCCCTAGTGCTGGCTTCCCGGCTGCGGCCGGGTGGCAGCGTGCTCGGCATAGATGCGGCCGCTGCCCCCCTGGCAGTCGCGGCCCGGCGGGCCGCCGCCCAGCCCTGGCTAGCGGTGAGCTGGCAGCAGGGGGATGCCCTGGCCACCGGTTTGGCGAGCGCTAGTTGCGATGGGGCCGTGATCGCCTACGGGTTGCGCAACCTCGCTGATCCAGGGGCAGGCCTGCTGGAGTTGCGGCGACTTTTGCGCGATGGCGGCCGCGCCGCAGTGCTTGATTTCAACCGCCCCTCTGGGGCGGTTGCGAGCTTCCAGCGCTTTTATCTACGCCGGTTGGTGGTGCCCACCGCCGAGCGGTTCGGCATCCCCGAGCACTACGCCTACCTGGAGGAGAGCCTGCAGCGCTTCCCCACCGGCTCCGAGCAGCAGCAGCTGGCGTGGCGGGCGGGCTTCAGCCAAGTGAGGCATCGGCCCCTGGCCGGAGGCCTGATGGGTTTGCTGGAGCTGGTGGCCTGA
- the hisF gene encoding imidazole glycerol phosphate synthase subunit HisF has protein sequence MVAKRIIPCLDVADGRVVKGVNFVGLRDAGDPVELACRYSAAGADELVFLDIAASHQGRGTLVELVQRTAEAVTIPFTVGGGISSVDGITALLRAGADKVSLNSSAVRDPELVARGAERFGCQCIVVAIDARARAGGGWDVYVKGGRENTGLDAVAWARQVVALGAGEILLTSMDGDGTQAGYALELTRAVADAVPVPVIASGGAGCIDHLAEALDPGPAGGHASAALLASLLHDGILSVEQIKIELLRRGLPIRPLASSC, from the coding sequence ATGGTTGCCAAGCGGATCATTCCCTGTCTCGACGTGGCCGACGGCCGGGTGGTGAAGGGGGTGAATTTTGTTGGGCTGCGCGATGCCGGTGATCCGGTGGAGCTGGCCTGTCGCTACAGCGCCGCTGGGGCCGATGAGCTTGTTTTCCTCGACATCGCCGCCAGCCACCAGGGCCGCGGCACCCTGGTGGAGCTGGTGCAACGCACCGCTGAGGCGGTCACGATCCCCTTCACTGTGGGTGGTGGCATCAGCAGCGTTGACGGCATCACCGCCCTGCTGCGCGCCGGCGCCGACAAGGTGAGCCTCAACTCATCGGCCGTGCGCGACCCCGAGCTGGTGGCCCGGGGCGCCGAGCGCTTTGGCTGCCAATGCATCGTGGTGGCCATCGATGCCCGGGCCAGAGCTGGTGGGGGGTGGGATGTGTACGTCAAAGGTGGCCGCGAGAACACGGGCCTCGATGCGGTGGCCTGGGCCCGGCAGGTGGTGGCCCTCGGGGCTGGCGAGATCCTGCTCACCTCCATGGATGGTGATGGCACCCAGGCGGGCTACGCCCTGGAGCTCACCCGCGCCGTGGCCGATGCGGTGCCGGTGCCAGTGATCGCCTCCGGTGGTGCCGGCTGCATCGACCACCTAGCTGAGGCCCTCGACCCCGGTCCGGCGGGTGGCCATGCCTCGGCAGCCCTATTGGCTTCCTTGCTCCACGATGGCATCCTCAGTGTTGAGCAGATCAAAATTGAGCTGCTGCGCCGCGGTTTGCCGATCCGGCCCCTCGCATCGAGTTGTTAA
- the petP gene encoding cytochrome b6f subunit PetP, which translates to MSQAATINIGSKVRITRVRDRISSEMVDSLKADSTGTVTGFRTVDGKGIGVVVELSGGQIAWFFDDELTLA; encoded by the coding sequence ATGTCCCAGGCTGCCACCATCAACATCGGCTCGAAGGTGCGGATCACCCGGGTTCGGGATCGCATCTCCAGTGAGATGGTCGATTCCCTTAAAGCTGATTCCACCGGCACCGTGACCGGCTTCCGCACGGTGGATGGCAAGGGCATCGGCGTGGTGGTGGAGCTAAGCGGTGGTCAAATCGCCTGGTTCTTTGACGACGAACTCACCCTCGCCTGA